The following coding sequences lie in one Treponema socranskii subsp. buccale genomic window:
- a CDS encoding Bug family tripartite tricarboxylate transporter substrate binding protein, with amino-acid sequence MRKALTVLLILIVSLTTLFANGGKESAADGKEWKPRQPITIMNHVAVGGAMDLYSRKWVEIAAKYTDATFVVDNNSGAGGLTAGEWVLNQDADGYTVFALAPTYLDAVIQAELDCSEYVDGFIYIYNLMADPYCILVPKTSRFRTFEELIQWSRAGNLITLSEPNYGAKYIDAVQVFGSIKGVNFKAISYESAKKNFAALLGGQTIASVGNPGDTKKYEVRALVIGTPTPVPGLEHVPNYEKLGYSKELDTISMWRGYAVKKGTPAGMVAWFQDICDKVSADREWIDYMTVNKLTVLTERTKAFTATVEKEVVSTIEVLKSVGQINKEYKR; translated from the coding sequence ATGAGAAAAGCATTAACTGTACTATTGATTTTGATCGTGAGCCTTACAACTCTATTTGCAAATGGCGGCAAGGAGAGTGCAGCAGACGGAAAGGAATGGAAGCCCCGTCAGCCGATTACAATCATGAACCATGTGGCAGTAGGAGGGGCGATGGACCTCTACTCAAGAAAGTGGGTTGAAATCGCCGCAAAGTATACAGATGCCACATTCGTCGTTGATAACAACTCAGGTGCCGGCGGGCTCACCGCCGGTGAATGGGTTCTGAACCAGGATGCGGACGGCTACACCGTCTTCGCACTGGCTCCAACCTACCTCGATGCCGTCATACAGGCAGAGCTTGACTGCTCAGAATATGTCGATGGTTTCATCTACATCTACAATCTTATGGCAGACCCGTACTGCATACTCGTCCCTAAGACTTCACGGTTCAGAACCTTTGAGGAGCTGATACAATGGTCAAGGGCAGGAAACCTCATCACGCTGTCAGAACCCAACTACGGAGCAAAATACATTGATGCGGTACAGGTCTTCGGTTCCATTAAAGGCGTAAACTTCAAAGCCATCTCCTATGAAAGCGCAAAGAAGAATTTCGCTGCACTGCTGGGCGGTCAGACAATAGCATCTGTCGGAAACCCCGGAGACACGAAAAAGTATGAGGTGAGAGCTCTTGTAATCGGAACCCCAACCCCTGTCCCCGGACTTGAGCATGTTCCGAACTATGAGAAGCTCGGCTATTCAAAGGAACTTGATACCATATCCATGTGGAGAGGTTATGCCGTCAAGAAGGGTACACCGGCAGGTATGGTCGCATGGTTCCAGGACATCTGCGACAAGGTTTCAGCTGACCGGGAGTGGATTGACTACATGACAGTAAACAAGCTTACAGTGCTGACCGAGAGGACTAAGGCCTTTACGGCAACAGTTGAGAAAGAAGTGGTCAGCACAATTGAGGTTCTCAAGAGCGTTGGCCAGATCAACAAGGAGTACAAGAGATAA
- a CDS encoding tripartite tricarboxylate transporter permease codes for MGNIFGNLAMGFGTIANIQSVLFILLGVIVGILGGAIPGISPSMAVALLLPITYSLSPITAMVMLMGIYIGANYGGSITAVAINTPGTPSATVTAFDGYPMLKNGKAGEAMGISLWSSVIGGLIGTLILIFFSVPLSQVALKFWPSEYFALCIMGLTTVATLGGKHWEKALVTCVFGLLLNTMGLDPTFGIKRFTFGVTKLFDGFEMVPVLIGLFALGEVLNNLEHYKAGQKSTHEKVDYKLPKLRYYWKLKFSILRSGLIGCIIGIFPGAGGTIASFLAYDVEKRMGKHPEEFGKGAPEGVAAAEASNSGSVGGAMVPLLTLGIPGSSTAAVLLSALMIHNLNPGPKLFTDEPALVYGLFASMFIANALMIFVGTYGAKIWVRVGYVKKTILYPLIFAFAILGSYAIKKSMFDVGTCLAFGLIGWMMKKFDYPASPLVLGIVLGKLIETNYVQTLMVTGPIGFIQRPLTVILFVVSIAAIAYPIIAGRRKEKKLHLFREKQGESEADFKN; via the coding sequence ATGGGTAATATCTTCGGAAATCTTGCAATGGGCTTCGGAACCATCGCCAACATACAGTCTGTCCTGTTCATTTTGCTTGGAGTGATTGTAGGGATTCTGGGAGGGGCAATACCGGGGATCTCACCGTCAATGGCGGTTGCTCTTCTTTTGCCGATCACCTACTCCCTTTCACCGATAACCGCAATGGTCATGCTGATGGGGATTTACATCGGCGCGAACTATGGCGGCTCCATCACAGCGGTGGCAATCAACACCCCCGGAACACCGTCCGCAACCGTTACAGCCTTTGACGGCTATCCAATGCTCAAGAACGGCAAAGCCGGAGAAGCAATGGGGATCTCTCTGTGGTCTTCAGTAATCGGAGGTCTGATCGGGACATTGATTCTGATCTTCTTCAGCGTTCCCTTATCACAGGTGGCCCTAAAATTCTGGCCCTCCGAGTACTTCGCGCTCTGCATAATGGGCCTGACCACAGTAGCCACACTTGGAGGAAAGCACTGGGAGAAGGCTCTTGTGACATGTGTTTTCGGTCTTCTGCTCAATACCATGGGGCTTGACCCGACCTTTGGAATCAAACGTTTCACCTTTGGTGTAACGAAGCTGTTCGACGGCTTTGAGATGGTTCCTGTCCTGATCGGTCTTTTTGCCCTTGGAGAGGTCCTCAACAACCTTGAGCACTATAAGGCAGGACAGAAGTCTACCCATGAGAAGGTTGACTACAAGCTTCCAAAGCTCAGATACTACTGGAAACTGAAATTCTCCATCCTACGCTCCGGTCTCATTGGCTGTATAATCGGGATATTCCCAGGCGCGGGTGGAACGATTGCCTCGTTCCTTGCATATGACGTTGAAAAGCGTATGGGCAAACACCCTGAGGAGTTCGGAAAGGGTGCCCCGGAAGGTGTTGCCGCTGCGGAGGCGTCAAACTCCGGATCCGTAGGCGGTGCAATGGTTCCACTGTTGACCTTAGGCATCCCGGGATCTTCAACCGCAGCGGTTCTGCTCTCCGCACTGATGATCCACAACCTGAACCCCGGACCGAAGCTGTTCACGGACGAGCCGGCGCTGGTCTATGGCCTCTTTGCCTCGATGTTCATCGCAAACGCCCTGATGATTTTCGTAGGAACCTATGGCGCAAAGATCTGGGTAAGAGTCGGATACGTCAAGAAGACCATCCTATATCCTCTGATCTTCGCCTTTGCAATTCTTGGAAGCTATGCAATCAAGAAATCAATGTTTGACGTAGGGACTTGTCTTGCATTCGGACTCATAGGCTGGATGATGAAGAAGTTCGATTACCCTGCCTCCCCTCTTGTGCTTGGAATTGTACTTGGAAAGCTCATCGAGACGAACTACGTCCAGACCTTGATGGTCACCGGGCCGATTGGATTCATACAGAGACCTCTGACGGTCATCCTGTTCGTGGTCTCCATCGCTGCGATAGCATATCCCATCATCGCGGGTAGGCGTAAGGAGAAAAAGCTTCACTTGTTCCGGGAAAAACAAGGAGAATCCGAAGCGGATTTCAAGAACTGA
- a CDS encoding addiction module antidote protein, protein MEKLTEFDMAEYLDTEELQKGYLDYNAKEGTPEDLLRAINAVARARGMTKTAKEAGITRDGLYKALAPEANPAFSTVFNILHAIGYTLTPTPIAKTM, encoded by the coding sequence ATGGAAAAATTGACTGAATTTGATATGGCAGAATATCTTGATACCGAAGAATTACAAAAAGGCTATCTTGACTATAATGCCAAAGAGGGGACACCTGAAGATTTACTCCGTGCAATAAACGCAGTGGCAAGAGCAAGGGGAATGACAAAGACGGCAAAGGAAGCGGGCATTACAAGAGATGGGCTTTACAAGGCACTTGCCCCCGAAGCGAACCCCGCTTTTTCAACGGTGTTTAACATTCTCCACGCTATCGGCTATACGCTCACGCCTACACCGATAGCAAAAACGATGTAA
- a CDS encoding Ppx/GppA phosphatase family protein, with protein MSRKAIIDIGSNSIKFFVGELAADRTIKTVLDTNDIARLGEGLDSTGAISPEAMERNVASVAAFAKQAKELGADRIVSVGTMALRKASNSAEFVEKVKKTCGIEVQIIPGEEEARLSYLAILSGLPLEKDADLVVFDTGGGSTEFIYGKGTQMVKRFSVNLGAVRITENYLKADPVSPADVQAAIAQIDKEFKEAGVNGKPAQLVGMGGTVTSMGAVKHKMVKYDPSVIQGSRLTKKDIEEQIEEYSKRTVEQRKELPGLQPKRADVILAGACILKVITDRLGADGLTISDRGLRHGLAFDLFRK; from the coding sequence GTGAGCAGAAAAGCAATCATTGACATTGGGTCCAACTCAATCAAGTTCTTTGTGGGAGAGCTGGCCGCAGACAGAACCATAAAGACAGTGCTGGACACAAATGACATAGCCCGTCTTGGTGAGGGCCTTGATTCCACAGGAGCAATCAGTCCGGAGGCGATGGAGCGTAACGTCGCTTCTGTTGCGGCCTTTGCGAAACAGGCCAAGGAACTTGGTGCAGACCGGATTGTGAGCGTCGGAACAATGGCTCTCAGAAAAGCAAGTAACAGCGCTGAATTCGTGGAGAAGGTCAAGAAAACCTGTGGTATTGAGGTTCAGATCATCCCCGGAGAGGAAGAAGCCAGACTAAGCTACCTTGCGATCCTTTCAGGCCTTCCGCTGGAGAAGGATGCGGATCTGGTGGTCTTTGACACGGGAGGTGGAAGCACAGAGTTCATCTACGGCAAAGGCACACAGATGGTCAAGAGGTTCTCGGTCAACTTGGGTGCAGTCAGGATCACGGAGAACTACCTGAAAGCGGATCCCGTCTCCCCTGCAGATGTTCAGGCGGCCATTGCACAGATAGACAAGGAATTCAAGGAAGCCGGAGTCAACGGGAAACCGGCGCAGCTTGTCGGAATGGGCGGAACAGTCACCAGCATGGGTGCAGTGAAGCATAAGATGGTCAAGTATGACCCGTCGGTCATCCAGGGCTCACGTCTGACAAAGAAGGATATCGAAGAACAAATTGAAGAGTACTCAAAGCGTACAGTGGAGCAGAGAAAGGAGCTTCCCGGACTGCAACCCAAGCGTGCAGATGTGATTCTTGCAGGAGCCTGCATTCTGAAAGTCATTACGGACAGACTCGGCGCAGATGGGCTGACAATCTCAGACAGAGGTCTCCGACACGGTCTGGCCTTCGACCTGTTCCGGAAATAA
- a CDS encoding tripartite tricarboxylate transporter TctB family protein — MESFSKWLTGLSYWWILAAFAAIMVGLYFLFNGMKMTRNVKCQLLVLCGMDLVTLLFYLLTFNLRISKLAAEAGVTPRTMPRFWALFMLLCSIGAFFAIIKQGAKEDEKFNKWVFSLLVGLGSIFSVLLFNYIGYYISSAIFIFVVMVAMGERNKLQLILVPIIWCLFTYFVFYKLLYIKLPFGSLFNGLVR, encoded by the coding sequence ATGGAAAGCTTTTCAAAATGGCTGACCGGCCTTAGCTATTGGTGGATCTTGGCAGCCTTCGCTGCAATCATGGTCGGTCTGTACTTTCTCTTCAACGGCATGAAGATGACAAGGAACGTAAAGTGCCAGTTGCTTGTGCTCTGCGGCATGGATCTTGTCACGCTGCTGTTCTATCTTCTCACCTTCAACCTGAGAATCAGCAAGCTCGCGGCAGAGGCCGGAGTGACACCGAGGACAATGCCTAGGTTCTGGGCACTGTTCATGCTTCTCTGCTCAATCGGAGCATTTTTTGCGATCATAAAACAAGGGGCAAAGGAGGATGAGAAATTCAACAAGTGGGTCTTCTCCCTTCTTGTGGGATTGGGCTCTATCTTCAGTGTGCTCCTGTTCAATTACATCGGCTATTACATCTCAAGCGCAATCTTCATATTCGTTGTGATGGTTGCAATGGGAGAGAGGAACAAGCTCCAGCTGATTCTTGTCCCCATCATCTGGTGCCTGTTCACGTATTTTGTTTTCTACAAGCTGCTGTACATCAAGCTCCCTTTTGGAAGCCTGTTCAACGGATTGGTTAGGTAA
- a CDS encoding leucine-rich repeat domain-containing protein: protein MRNRDTIQNWCNISFEGPDANPLKYGHRLYIGKKVNWNEWSYEPVTEPEVPILHTYKHYVFYGANFTKVTFAASSKVIPDYTFAECKELTKVTIPSSMKTIGQSAFSNCTKLTTIEFEGTSAEWNGIKKAKEWNMGIPATAVKCLGDNVNVRL, encoded by the coding sequence TTGAGGAATCGTGATACAATACAGAACTGGTGTAACATTAGCTTTGAGGGACCGGATGCGAATCCTCTAAAATACGGACACCGGCTGTATATCGGCAAGAAAGTTAACTGGAATGAATGGTCTTATGAACCGGTTACTGAGCCGGAAGTTCCGATACTGCATACATATAAACACTATGTTTTCTACGGAGCGAATTTTACCAAAGTAACGTTTGCAGCCAGCAGCAAAGTGATTCCCGACTATACTTTTGCCGAATGCAAGGAATTGACGAAGGTTACGATTCCCTCATCTATGAAAACGATAGGACAAAGCGCTTTCAGTAATTGTACGAAGCTTACGACAATCGAATTCGAAGGTACGTCGGCGGAATGGAATGGAATAAAAAAAGCAAAGGAATGGAACATGGGCATTCCCGCGACGGCGGTAAAGTGCCTCGGCGATAACGTCAATGTCCGGTTGTAA
- a CDS encoding DUF4160 domain-containing protein: MFYGIIVSMFYKEHNPPHIHIQYAEYNAVMDFDGNITDGNLPVKQRKLVEAWIILHREELSANWQLAKEKQVLFKINPLK; encoded by the coding sequence ATGTTTTATGGAATTATTGTCAGTATGTTTTATAAGGAACATAATCCTCCACATATTCATATCCAATACGCCGAATATAATGCCGTTATGGACTTTGACGGAAATATAACGGATGGAAACTTACCGGTAAAACAACGTAAATTAGTCGAAGCATGGATTATTTTACATCGGGAAGAACTTTCGGCTAATTGGCAACTCGCGAAAGAAAAACAAGTATTGTTCAAAATAAACCCGTTGAAATAG
- a CDS encoding type II toxin-antitoxin system RelE/ParE family toxin, which translates to MYKVLQTETYKKWFKKLRDERAKFAIGQRIARMTVGNFGDSKSVGGGVFELRIDVGKGYRVYFTNNGKRIVILLVGGDKSTQDEDIKTAKKMAGGIDYGKID; encoded by the coding sequence GTGTATAAGGTATTACAGACAGAAACGTATAAGAAATGGTTTAAAAAACTCCGTGATGAAAGAGCGAAATTCGCCATAGGTCAAAGAATTGCAAGAATGACAGTCGGCAATTTCGGAGACTCAAAGTCGGTCGGCGGCGGAGTTTTTGAGCTGAGGATAGATGTAGGAAAAGGCTACAGGGTTTATTTTACGAACAATGGAAAGCGGATTGTAATACTTCTTGTAGGCGGTGATAAATCAACACAGGATGAGGATATAAAGACCGCCAAGAAAATGGCCGGGGGTATCGATTATGGAAAAATTGACTGA
- a CDS encoding DUF2442 domain-containing protein gives MIIPVAVKYLYDYTLLITFSNGEKKIYDAQNDIRHGALTKLKNKSFFAQAKIARGSVVWSDEIDMAPETLYAESVACNGKLIKTKAL, from the coding sequence ATGATTATTCCCGTTGCGGTAAAATATCTGTACGATTATACTTTACTCATAACATTTTCAAACGGCGAAAAAAAAATATATGATGCACAAAATGACATACGGCACGGAGCTTTAACAAAACTCAAAAATAAATCGTTTTTCGCACAGGCAAAAATAGCGCGGGGATCGGTCGTTTGGAGCGATGAAATCGATATGGCACCGGAAACCCTGTATGCCGAAAGCGTCGCGTGTAACGGGAAATTAATAAAAACGAAAGCATTATAA
- a CDS encoding MMPL family transporter: protein MKKPSLPRNKTFAFTWLVFHALILIPCLFIIARAGRVNLDADLFNMLPKPDIGKAMGVADERLTETTGQNVFILVSHKDFNTAKAVAETVYGKLESSDGFKSVSLYSDAAMLEGVKKFVHEYRWNLLDDDAIETLSSPGGAESFAENALAKAYGAFTFSSLENLDDDPFMLDEYILQYYLASLENSGTSVSPKDGVLATEYEGVWYVMIQGILSKEGAALASKSNAVVRIYEVCEPLEKDGVRFVYSGTPFHSHKSSTSASNEISIISTVTLLGIIILLLLVFRNPLPIVLSIMSILLSIAAAFAMTYMCFARIHILTLVFGTSLIGSCIDYSLHFFIHWKANRTLASGAEIRRHLMTGLLLSLISTELCYLILVFAPFGLLKQMAVFSLTGIFSAFLTVVSMYPLLAIPADAKRVIPLVNMISAPAWYDKKKIGRIAVAAVFTVTLTTLFINRKNIKIENDVNKLYEAQGRVRDDAVISYKVLNYNPTGWFIIAGDTVEKTLETEEALCARLTEINKGKELGGYVATSQYIPSAAKQKKSHEAAGRLLALAPVQYELLGYDASLAAGLQASYDADGEKYVTPEGDIPEYLKKAISSAWLGEIDGRYYSIVLPMSITDEDAYIRIASEDPNVYFENKIKDIGRDLDRLTKTILMLFAIAYVVIVIVLKIFYNWRHTLKIASIPLLIVLVIASIFSARGIPLEFFSITGMILVFGLGLDYVIYMIENEKRSDTSVNARLEPFAILLSFLTTAVSFGALALSSFVPVHMLGLSIFLGLTTAFLCTVL from the coding sequence ATGAAAAAGCCGTCTTTGCCGCGAAATAAAACTTTCGCATTTACGTGGCTCGTTTTTCACGCGCTCATTCTCATTCCGTGCCTTTTTATCATTGCGCGAGCGGGCAGGGTAAACCTCGACGCCGATCTTTTCAATATGCTGCCCAAACCGGATATCGGCAAAGCGATGGGCGTCGCCGACGAGCGTCTCACCGAAACGACGGGTCAAAACGTATTTATCCTCGTGTCGCATAAAGATTTCAATACGGCGAAGGCGGTTGCGGAAACCGTGTACGGAAAGCTCGAATCGAGCGACGGTTTCAAATCGGTATCGCTTTATTCCGATGCGGCGATGCTCGAAGGCGTGAAGAAGTTCGTTCACGAATACCGCTGGAATCTGCTCGACGATGACGCGATCGAAACGCTTTCATCTCCGGGCGGCGCGGAAAGCTTTGCGGAAAACGCACTCGCGAAAGCGTACGGCGCCTTTACGTTTTCTTCTCTTGAAAATCTCGACGACGATCCTTTTATGCTCGACGAATACATATTGCAGTATTATCTTGCGTCGCTCGAAAATTCGGGAACGTCCGTTTCACCGAAAGACGGCGTACTCGCGACGGAATACGAAGGCGTCTGGTACGTGATGATTCAGGGCATTTTAAGCAAAGAGGGAGCGGCGCTCGCAAGCAAGTCGAATGCCGTCGTGCGGATTTATGAAGTCTGCGAACCGCTTGAAAAAGACGGTGTGCGCTTTGTGTATTCGGGTACGCCCTTTCACAGCCACAAAAGTTCGACATCGGCGAGCAACGAAATTTCAATCATTTCGACCGTGACGCTGCTCGGTATTATTATTTTACTGCTGCTCGTGTTTAGAAATCCGCTGCCGATCGTTTTGTCCATCATGTCGATTTTGCTTTCGATTGCAGCCGCATTTGCGATGACATACATGTGCTTCGCCCGGATTCACATACTGACGCTCGTGTTCGGAACGTCGTTGATCGGTTCATGTATCGATTACAGTCTGCATTTTTTTATCCACTGGAAAGCGAACCGAACGCTTGCGAGCGGAGCGGAAATCCGCCGACATTTGATGACCGGTCTTTTGCTGTCGCTTATCTCTACCGAACTCTGCTACCTTATCCTCGTATTTGCGCCCTTCGGATTGCTCAAGCAGATGGCGGTGTTTTCGCTTACCGGCATTTTCAGCGCATTTTTAACCGTCGTAAGTATGTATCCTTTGCTTGCGATTCCGGCCGATGCGAAGCGTGTCATTCCTCTTGTCAATATGATTTCCGCGCCTGCCTGGTACGACAAAAAGAAAATCGGACGGATTGCAGTAGCCGCCGTTTTTACGGTGACCCTTACGACGCTTTTCATCAATCGGAAAAATATTAAAATAGAAAACGATGTCAATAAATTGTACGAAGCGCAGGGGCGCGTCCGAGACGATGCCGTCATTTCGTATAAAGTGCTTAACTACAATCCGACCGGCTGGTTTATCATAGCCGGAGATACGGTTGAAAAAACGCTTGAAACGGAAGAAGCGCTGTGTGCGCGCCTGACCGAAATTAATAAAGGCAAAGAGCTCGGCGGTTACGTTGCGACATCGCAGTATATTCCCTCTGCGGCAAAGCAAAAAAAATCTCATGAAGCGGCGGGAAGGCTTTTGGCGCTCGCGCCTGTCCAATACGAACTGCTCGGCTACGATGCTTCTCTTGCTGCGGGATTGCAAGCGTCTTACGATGCCGACGGTGAAAAATACGTCACGCCGGAAGGCGATATCCCCGAATACCTTAAAAAAGCGATATCTTCCGCGTGGCTCGGCGAAATCGACGGAAGATATTATTCGATCGTGCTTCCCATGTCGATTACCGATGAGGATGCATATATACGCATAGCATCGGAAGATCCGAATGTTTACTTTGAAAATAAAATCAAAGATATCGGACGCGATTTGGACCGCCTGACGAAAACGATTTTGATGCTGTTTGCAATCGCATACGTTGTCATCGTCATCGTGTTGAAGATTTTTTACAATTGGAGACACACTCTGAAAATCGCGTCGATTCCGCTGCTCATCGTGCTTGTCATCGCGTCGATTTTTTCAGCGCGCGGCATACCGCTCGAATTCTTTTCAATCACCGGCATGATTTTGGTTTTCGGACTCGGTCTCGACTACGTCATCTATATGATCGAAAATGAAAAACGCAGCGACACGTCCGTGAACGCGCGGCTCGAACCCTTTGCGATTTTGCTGTCGTTTTTGACGACCGCCGTTTCTTTCGGTGCGCTCGCACTCAGTTCCTTCGTGCCCGTACATATGCTGGGCCTTTCGATCTTTTTGGGTTTGACGACCGCGTTTTTGTGTACGGTGCTGTAG
- a CDS encoding leucine-rich repeat domain-containing protein yields MTVTAKDGGTATVTAQAGNKTASCTITVEEPLSVRVTRADGSRYTVSEIDKLDLTKESDRVDIAIFGAWLNSDVSTLGSKIKDSNANVSLDMTAAIGITKIVSGFFRGCFQNCAKLTNIRLPVSVTEIQSQAFSGCTALGELTLGTGVTKIAYDALIGCTGLKNFSISDGTLITGGYYASRLLKDCTNLESVTVTHTDGNTTGIVQKMFAGKNIKTLVVSDGVPKIGGEMFENCVSLTTVSVAGSVQSIGRRAFAGCAALSNLTLNDGLETIGSSAFNGCAALTDITIPDSVRVIDESAFNDCSALTKATLAKNLTALGSNSFAGCGALKTVVFSEAGGSGTLTVGDRAFVNCSALTDISLPASVTKVGVRAFEGCTSLESISIYDLCTTDDFYLYDNDEPLYKCPKLNKAVVRHAEGNTEGRQTKFFYQSAVKEVVIEEGVTSISKEAFAYCKNLTAVTIPSTVEKIGERAFGFCEKLTAVTLPKKLSELGDSAFYKCTALSLLKMNDSQLSVLHESVFGGCSALTAVTLPAGIISIGANAFSNCTKLDIETLPPNLQTIGKEAFLAAGLKKVILPDTVTSIGERAFYCCETLKTVSIGKGAVTVGEEAFRGCPALDDLTISESAENRTLEDHAFDHCKSLSAVVIPNKVTVKDNVFLYCTGLRSITLGKDTVVEGKYGTAGFPDNIEVHFTGTLADWCNEATRIDTLSRSYSLYVMRNNKDTLVEDISDSTLKDVVFIRDCAFQNCKSVKMFNHRLVESITHFGKSAFANASSITYFDLQMGISSEFRITYTWYKTEDKAVWKASDVSKAEKIDYLANLDLGSPEKAFPIYNKDAGYYWFAVKNPE; encoded by the coding sequence GTGACCGTAACGGCAAAAGACGGCGGTACGGCGACCGTGACGGCACAGGCGGGGAATAAAACCGCTTCATGCACGATAACCGTAGAAGAACCGCTTTCAGTTCGGGTGACGCGGGCAGACGGTTCTCGTTACACCGTTTCCGAAATAGACAAACTCGATTTAACAAAAGAATCCGATCGTGTCGATATCGCGATCTTCGGTGCGTGGCTGAACAGTGATGTAAGCACGCTCGGCAGCAAAATAAAAGACTCGAACGCAAACGTTTCTCTCGATATGACCGCGGCGATAGGTATAACAAAGATTGTCAGCGGCTTTTTCAGAGGATGTTTTCAAAACTGTGCAAAGCTGACGAATATTCGACTGCCCGTCAGCGTCACGGAAATTCAATCGCAGGCATTTTCGGGGTGTACGGCATTGGGCGAACTTACGCTCGGAACCGGGGTAACGAAAATCGCATACGATGCGCTTATCGGCTGCACAGGGTTGAAAAATTTTTCGATTTCCGACGGTACGCTCATTACGGGTGGTTATTACGCAAGTCGGTTGTTAAAAGATTGTACGAATCTTGAGTCCGTTACGGTTACCCATACCGACGGCAATACGACGGGTATCGTACAAAAAATGTTTGCAGGGAAAAATATAAAAACGCTCGTCGTGTCGGACGGTGTCCCGAAAATAGGAGGCGAAATGTTCGAAAACTGTGTATCTCTTACGACGGTTTCCGTTGCCGGCAGCGTACAATCGATCGGTAGGAGAGCATTTGCAGGCTGTGCCGCGCTTTCGAATTTAACGCTCAATGACGGGCTTGAGACGATAGGATCGAGCGCATTTAATGGCTGTGCCGCCCTTACCGACATAACGATACCGGATTCGGTAAGGGTAATTGATGAAAGCGCATTTAACGATTGCAGCGCGCTTACGAAGGCGACGTTGGCTAAAAATCTTACGGCGCTCGGCAGCAACTCATTTGCAGGGTGCGGAGCGCTTAAAACCGTTGTCTTTTCGGAAGCGGGCGGTTCGGGTACTCTGACCGTCGGAGACAGGGCTTTTGTAAATTGTTCGGCGCTTACCGATATTTCGCTTCCCGCGAGCGTAACGAAGGTAGGTGTCAGGGCGTTTGAGGGATGCACTTCGTTGGAATCGATAAGTATCTACGATTTGTGTACAACGGATGATTTTTATTTGTATGATAATGATGAACCGCTCTACAAGTGTCCGAAGCTGAACAAAGCCGTGGTCCGTCATGCGGAAGGAAATACCGAAGGCCGGCAAACTAAATTCTTTTATCAATCTGCGGTAAAAGAAGTCGTCATAGAAGAAGGAGTTACGAGCATATCTAAGGAAGCTTTTGCGTATTGTAAAAACCTTACGGCGGTTACGATTCCTTCGACTGTAGAGAAGATCGGAGAACGCGCATTTGGTTTTTGTGAAAAGCTCACTGCCGTAACGCTGCCGAAAAAGCTCAGCGAACTGGGCGACAGCGCTTTTTATAAGTGTACGGCGCTTTCTTTATTGAAGATGAACGATTCGCAGCTTTCCGTTTTACATGAATCCGTTTTTGGGGGATGCAGTGCTTTAACCGCCGTAACGCTCCCTGCCGGTATTATATCGATAGGGGCGAATGCATTTTCAAACTGTACAAAGCTGGACATAGAGACGCTTCCGCCGAATTTGCAAACGATCGGGAAGGAGGCCTTTTTGGCGGCGGGACTGAAAAAAGTTATACTGCCCGATACCGTGACGAGCATAGGAGAAAGAGCGTTTTATTGTTGTGAGACGCTTAAAACGGTTTCTATCGGAAAAGGAGCCGTAACCGTCGGAGAAGAAGCGTTCCGCGGATGTCCGGCGCTTGACGATCTTACGATTTCCGAAAGCGCTGAGAACAGAACGCTAGAGGACCACGCATTCGACCACTGTAAGTCGCTTTCCGCCGTCGTTATTCCGAATAAGGTAACGGTAAAAGACAATGTATTTTTATACTGTACCGGTCTCCGCAGCATAACGCTCGGTAAAGATACCGTTGTTGAAGGAAAGTATGGGACTGCAGGATTTCCGGACAATATCGAAGTGCACTTTACCGGAACGCTTGCGGACTGGTGCAATGAAGCGACCCGTATTGATACACTGTCGAGGTCGTATTCGTTGTATGTTATGCGTAATAATAAGGATACGCTCGTTGAAGATATTTCGGACAGTACATTAAAGGATGTTGTATTTATACGAGATTGTGCATTTCAGAATTGTAAGAGCGTGAAGATGTTTAATCATCGTTTGGTTGAGTCGATTACGCATTTCGGTAAGAGCGCATTTGCGAATGCATCATCCATAACGTATTTTGATCTTCAAATGGGTATATCATCCGAGTTTCGTATTACTTATACTTGGTATAAAACAGAGGATAAAGCAGTGTGGAAAGCGTCCGATGTGTCAAAGGCGGAAAAAATCGATTATCTAGCCAATCTCGATTTGGGATCTCCGGAAAAGGCTTTTCCGATTTATAATAAAGATGCCGGCTATTATTGGTTTGCCGTAAAGAATCCCGAATAA